From Kryptolebias marmoratus isolate JLee-2015 linkage group LG15, ASM164957v2, whole genome shotgun sequence, a single genomic window includes:
- the ly75 gene encoding lymphocyte antigen 75 isoform X2 — protein MKLSAAALCFGLLTLLEPNVARRGTCSPAEDGGFFTIQHSGSGRCLDAGAAAAFSLAACNPNATGQLWKWGSAHRLFHVASALCLALDVQLKTLSLADCGSGRMLSWHCQGGAVYTVYDMGLTLSEGKPAVKRDAAEDWSRGGTRENICHRGYRAVHTFGGTAAGAPCEFPFRFNGSWHHECLPDPKAPGLTWCFTSQDDDRDRKWGNCLIPENGCHTLFSGPEGDSCYEFVSGAAVTWHEALDSCRSQGADLLSLSESSELNSVTLLDGLKEMPDRMWIGLHQLDVSQGWQWSDGSPLSFLRWQPGVSVSRAVCGALSSGRSYEPGSCYERLPYICEKKLNASDAAAGEPDVYKETLCAEGWVPWSSWCYKLVNVSQNFSDAQRHCNLTEGGDLAAFHSIHTKEMISTYFHAGSWITDVWIGLTGAGINPTVFKWTHPGPVTFTYWDQNQPSQPAEETSCVFYSGEAHGWRVGSCDRKLPFMCQKEGQVNESAAQTGCSWEDGWRRHGNSCFRVNTDQVFFKDRCNMTIRNRFEQAFINRLLRQHFSTEPRFFWTGLQDIKGNGQYQWTSRAGPGRVTYTNWGYGEPAQDGGCAVMSTQMPLGSWEVKNCSLFKAGTICRTDLVPLPEPEPEPELDPNATCPDGWLSTEGARYCYKVFHEERLSRKRTWEEARSFCQALGAELPSFTDIDEIETLHRISRDPISDNRYFWVGLNRRNPADPSWEWSDGRPVSLDVLHQEFHEDDAYSRDCAAFKSMRMTFDHWLFSWIHKVRVIPFFASPFHCDARLEWVCQIPRGKPPRTPVWYNPGGHHSTSIFFDGSEFWFVKEPKLSLEEAKLFCQSRDGNLASVKNAAWKILQEIKKLSDSPDQNWWIGRSDPDLMVPVRAVPWGYCFTITPDHHTSDYTACNAANSFVCEKHNITSVEKNPLDPRPEGLPCGNISVLFRNKCYTLLNARSVSFKSANEKCQTLRGTLLTISDQVEQDFVNTLLPSLKSLERIWIGQKHREWADGSSLSFQNFHPLLDGMRRPVSVNEYFQEPCVFLLNNPSSDMLGTWDYSPCGRLQDLGICQHYADKVEEPLFPKEPFTVNNHTFQLLNRNLSWFEAMSECNRRGLDLASVADGLLQSYLSVHVSRARTPMWIGLFSEDDGLHYRWTDHSHTVFSRWSEGLTGGPCVYLDTDGFWKATECKEKLGGAICHRPHEDVVPKPEDVGRKCPHAIKGPNWIPWRNNCYTFQLSRERWADFGRGPESQTCRRLRAGSEVLTIRNRQENEFIARQLQTFQSLAKFVCLGMFKDSDNVTRWFDKTVVQFSNWTNGRPVLNRSSVAFLALDGSWILTEDSAQLPAFREQAIVVCKLENEPKEEYGRSVKDLRESGSVTYEVLTERLSWFEALEACARRGGHLVSVHDEKHHEHLRSIAKTDGFPLWIGLSKQDVNGSEYEWSDGTKFEYRPKITKLLSGSSSDPHEAQCVFVSPAGDWIRTGCKTKQEGAVCYTTDISSASQRAKLKSAPVSNHCPQNQGGSSWVQHQNHCYLFDESFFNYSVYTVQRARNICAKLGAQLLTIRTEAENNFLVQHIAENPLITSQVWLDMKFDSKGEAESWQDGSSLSYSNLKTTKAESKPACAVMVAGGAAGWKTVSCENKNRVVCQTSATSSGSPVAVGLFIIVVVLLLFAVGFILYRKKKSRFTSSIRYKRTFDDTDSTSIITDAD, from the exons ATGAAGTTGTCCGCAGCGGCGCTGTGCTTCGGTTTGTTGACGCTGCTGGAGCCGAACGTCGCCCGGAGGGGAACTTGTTCGCCGGCTGAAG ACGGAGGATTCTTCACCATTCAGCACTCCGGTTCAGGGAGGTGCCTGGACGCCGGCGCCGCAGCGGCCTTCAGCCTCGCCGCCTGTAACCCGAACGCCACCGGCCAGCTGTGGAAGTGGGGCTCGGCTCACCGGCTCTTCCATGTGGCCTCGGCCCTCTGCCTGGCGCTGGACGTCCAGTTGAAGACGCTGTCCCTGGCGGACTGCGGCTCCGGCAGGATGCTGTCGTGGCACTGCCAGGGCGGAGCCGTTTACACCGTCTACGACATGGGCCTGACGCTCAGCGAGGGGAAACCGGCGGTCAAACGGGACGCCGCCGAGGACTGGTCCAGGGGAGGAACCCGGGAGAACATCTGCCACAGAGGTTACCGCG CGGTTCACACCTTCGGCGGGACGGCGGCGGGCGCTCCGTGCGAGTTCCCCTTCAGGTTCAACGGCAGCTGGCACCACGAGTGCCTCCCGGACCCGAAGGCTCCCGGACTCACCTGGTGTTTCACGTCTCAGGACGATGACCGCGACAGGAAGTGGGGGAACTGTCTAATACCTG aaaatggctgccacacccTGTTCTCTGGCCCGGAAGGAGACTCCTGCTACGAGTTCGTCTCCGGCGCCGCCGTGACCTGGCACGAAGCGCTGGACTCGTGTCGCAGTCAGGGAGCAGATCTGCTGAGTCTGTCTGAGTCCAGCGAGCTGAACTCCGTGACCC TTCTGGACGGTTTGAAAGAAATGCCCGACAGGATGTGGATCGGTCTCCACCAGCTGGACGTGTCTCAGGGCTGGCAGTGGTCGGACGGCTCGCCGCTCTCCTTCCTGCGCTGGCAACCAG GAGTTTCTGTTTCCAGGGCGGTTTGTGGCGCCCTGAGCTCTGGGAGGAGCTACGAGCCAGGGTCGTGCTACGAGCGGCTGCCGTACATCTGCGAGAAGAAGCTTAACGCCTCCGACGCGGCAGCGGGCG AGCCTGACGTCTATAAGGAAACTCTGTGCGCCGAGGGCTGGGTGCCGTGGAGCAGCTGGTGCTACAAGCTGGTGAACGTCTCGCAGAACTTCTCCGACGCCCAGCGGCACTGCAACCTGACGGAGGGAGGAGATCTGGCTGCTTTCCACTCCATCCACACCAAAGAGATGATCAGCACCTACTTCCACGCAG GCAGCTGGATCACGGATGTGTGGATCGGTCTAACCGGTGCTGGAATAAACCCCACCGTCTTCAAATGGACCCACCCAGGACCCGTCACCTTCACCTACTGggaccagaaccagccttcgCAGCCCGCCGAGGAGACCAGCTGCGTCTTCTACTCCGGGGag GCTCACGGGTGGCGGGTCGGGAGCTGCGACCGGAAGCTGCCCTTCATGTGTCAGAAGGAAGGACAGGTCAACGAGTCGGCGGCGCAAACCGGGTGCAGCTGGGAAGAC GGCTGGAGGAGACACGGGAACTCCTGCTTCCGGGTGAACACCGACCAGGTGTTCTTCAAGGACCGCTGCAACATGACCATCAGGAACAG GTTCGAGCAGGCCTTCATCAACCGTCTGCTCCGGCAGCACTTCAGCACAGAGCCTCGGTTCTTCTGGACCGGCCTGCAGGACATCAAGGGCAACGGACAGTACCAGTGGACGAGTCgagccgggccgggccgggtcACCTACACCAACTGGGGCTACGGAGAACCAG CGCAGGACGGAGGATGTGCCGTGATGTCCACCCAGATGCCTCTGGGCTCGTGGGAGGTGAAGAACTGCTCCCTCTTTAAAGCCGGTACCATCTGCAGAACCGACCTGGTCCCGCTCCCCGagccggaaccagaaccagagctgGACCCGAACGCCACCTGTCCTGATGGATGGTTGTCCACAGAGGGCGCCAGATACTGCTACAAG GTGTTCCACGAGGAGAGGCTGAGCAGGAAACGGACCTGGGAGGAAGCCCGGAGCTTCTGCCAGGCTCTGGGCGCCGAGCTGCCCAGTTTCACCGACATCGACGAGATCGAGACCCTGCACAGGATCTCCAGGGACCCCATCAG CGATAACCGGTACTTCTGGGTCGGCCTGAACCGGAGGAACCCGGCCGATCCGTCCTGGGAGTGGAGCGATGGCCGACCT GTGTCGCTGGACGTTTTACACCAGGAGTTCCACGAGGACGACGCCTACAGTCGGGACTGCGCCGCGTTCAAG TCGATGAGGATGACCTTCGACCACTGGTTGTTTTCTTGGATCCACAAAGTCCGAGTCATTCCGTTCTTCGCCTCGCCGTTCCACTGCGACGCCCGGCTGGAATGGGTGTGCCAGATCCCCCGCG GAAAACCCCCCAGAACTCCAGTGTGGTACAACCCAG GCGGGCACCACAGCACGTCCATCTTCTTCGACGGGTCTGAGTTCTGGTTCGTGAAGGAGCCCAAGTTGAGTTTGGAGGAAGCGAAGCTcttctgtcagagcagagacGGAAATCTGGCGTCTGTGAAAAATGCCGCCTGGAAGATCCTGCAGGAGATCAAAAAG CTGTCGGACTCCCCGGACCAGAACTGGTGGATCGGTCGGAGTGATCCGGACCTGATGGTTCCTGTAAG GGCCGTTCCCTGGGGTTACTGCTTCACCATCACTCCTGATCATCACA CTTCAGATTACACGGCGTGTAACGCAGCGAACTCCTTTGTctgtgaaaaacacaacatcacGTCTGTGGAGAAAAACCCGCTGGACCCTCGGCCTGAAGGACTTCCCTGCGGGAACATTTCTGTCCTCTTCAGGAATAAG tgctACACGCTGCTGAACGCGAGGTCCGTGTCGTTCAAGAGCGCCAACGAGAAATGCCAGACGCTGCGGGGAACGCTGCTGACGATATCCGACCAGGTGGAGCAAG ACTTCGTCAACACCCTGCTGCCGTCCCTGAAGAGCCTGGAGCGGATCTGGATCGGTCAGAAGCACAGAGAGTGGGCCGACGGGTCCTCGCTGAGCTTCCAAAACTTCCACCCTCTGCTGGACGGGATGCGCCGACCCGTGAGCGTCAAC GAATATTTTCAAGAGCCGTGTGTGTTCCTGCTGAATAATCCCAGCTCCGACATGCTGGGAACCTGGGATTATTCTCCCTGCGGCCGGCTGCAGGATCTGGGCATCTGCCAACATTACGCAG ACAAAGTGGAGGAACCTTTGTTCCCCAAGGAGCCGTTCACCGTCAACAACCACACCTTCCAGCTGCTCAACAGAAACCTGTCGTGGTTCGAAGCCATGAGCGAGTGCAACCGCAGAGGCCTGGATCTCGCCAGCGTCGCCGACGGCCTCCTGCAGTCGTACCTGAGCGTGCACGTGAGCCGCGCACGCACGCCCATGTGGATCGGCCTCTTCAGCGAAGAC GACGGGCTCCACTACCGCTGGACCGACCACAGCCACACGGTGTTCAGCCGCTGGTCTGAGGGCCTCACCGGGGGCCCCTGCGTCTACCTGGACACGGACGGGTTCTGGAAGGCCACGGAGTGCAAGGAGAAGCTGGGAGGAGCCATCTGTCACCGACCGCACG AGGACGTCGTCCCCAAACCGGAGGACGTTGGCAGGAAGTGTCCTCACGCCATTAAAGGACCGAACTGGATCCCCTGGAGGAACAACTGCTACACCTTCCAGCTGAGCCGAGAGCGATGGGCCGACTTCGGCAGAGGCCCCGAGTCACAGACCTGCAGACGGCTGC GCGCCGGCTCGGAGGTCCTGACCATCAGGAACCGGCAGGAGAACGAGTTCATCGCCCGGCAGCTCCAGACGTTCCAGAGTCTCGCCAAGTTTGTGTGTCTGGGAATGTTCAAAGACTCgg ATAACGTGACGCGGTGGTTCGATAAAACAGTCGTCCAGTTCTCCAACTGGACGAACGGCCGGCCGGTTCTGAACAGATCCTCCGTGGCGTTCCTCGCCCTCGACGGCTCCTGGATCCTTACAGAGGACTCGGCGCAGCTCCCCGCCTTCAGAGAACAGGCGATCGTCGTCTGCAAGCTGGAGAACG AACCCAAAGAGGAGTACGGTCGGTCGGTGAAGGACCTGCGGGAGTCCGGCAGCGTGACCTACGAGGTTCTGACCGAGCGGCTGAGTTGGTTCGAGGCTCTGGAGGCGTGCGCTCGGCGCGGCGGTCACCTGGTGAGCGTCCACGATGAGAAGCACCACGAACATCTCAGGAGCATCGCCAAGACGGACGGGTTCCCGCTGTGGATCGGCCTGTCCAAACAGGAT GTCAACGGCTCGGAGTACGAGTGGTCCGACGGGACGAAGTTCGAGTACCGACCCAAAATCACCAAGTTGCTGTCGGGGTCCAGCTCGGACCCGCACGAGGCCCAGTGTGTGTTCGTGAGCCCGGCTGGAGACTGGATCAGAACCGGCTGCAAAACCAAACAGGAGGGCGCCGTCTGCTACACCACGGACATCAGCTCCGCCTCCCAGA GAGCGAAGCTGAAGTCCGCCCCGGTGTCCAATCACTGCCCTCAGAACCAGGGCGGGTCCAGCTGGGTCCAGCACCAGAACCACTGTTACCTGTTCGATGAGAGCTTCTTCAACTACAGCGTCTACACCGTGCAGCGCGCCAGGAACATCTGCGCCAAGCTCG GCGCTCAGCTCCTGACCATCAGAACCGAAGCGGAGAACAACTTCCTGGTCCAGCACATCGCCGAGAACCCGCTCATCACCAGCCAGGTGTGGCTCGACATGAAGTTCGATTCAAAAG GTGAGGCCGAGTCCTGGCAGGACGGCTCGTCTCTGTCCTACTCCAACCTGAAGACCACGAAGGCGGAGTCTAAACCCGCCTGCGCCGTCATGGTGGCCGGAGGCGCCGCGGGCTGGAAAACGGTCAGCTGTGAGAACAAGAACCGGGTCGTCTGCCAGACGTCAGCGA CGTCCTCAGGCTCCCCCGTAGCCGTGGGTCTCTTCATCATCGTGGTCGTCCTGCTCCTCTTCGCCGTCGGCTTCATCctctacaggaagaagaagtCCCGCTTCACGTCCTCCATCCGCTACAAGAGGACGTTCGACGACACGGACAGCACCAGCATCATCACCGACGCCGACTGA
- the ly75 gene encoding lymphocyte antigen 75 isoform X1: MKLSAAALCFGLLTLLEPNVARRGTCSPAEGSDGGFFTIQHSGSGRCLDAGAAAAFSLAACNPNATGQLWKWGSAHRLFHVASALCLALDVQLKTLSLADCGSGRMLSWHCQGGAVYTVYDMGLTLSEGKPAVKRDAAEDWSRGGTRENICHRGYRAVHTFGGTAAGAPCEFPFRFNGSWHHECLPDPKAPGLTWCFTSQDDDRDRKWGNCLIPENGCHTLFSGPEGDSCYEFVSGAAVTWHEALDSCRSQGADLLSLSESSELNSVTLLDGLKEMPDRMWIGLHQLDVSQGWQWSDGSPLSFLRWQPGVSVSRAVCGALSSGRSYEPGSCYERLPYICEKKLNASDAAAGEPDVYKETLCAEGWVPWSSWCYKLVNVSQNFSDAQRHCNLTEGGDLAAFHSIHTKEMISTYFHAGSWITDVWIGLTGAGINPTVFKWTHPGPVTFTYWDQNQPSQPAEETSCVFYSGEAHGWRVGSCDRKLPFMCQKEGQVNESAAQTGCSWEDGWRRHGNSCFRVNTDQVFFKDRCNMTIRNRFEQAFINRLLRQHFSTEPRFFWTGLQDIKGNGQYQWTSRAGPGRVTYTNWGYGEPAQDGGCAVMSTQMPLGSWEVKNCSLFKAGTICRTDLVPLPEPEPEPELDPNATCPDGWLSTEGARYCYKVFHEERLSRKRTWEEARSFCQALGAELPSFTDIDEIETLHRISRDPISDNRYFWVGLNRRNPADPSWEWSDGRPVSLDVLHQEFHEDDAYSRDCAAFKSMRMTFDHWLFSWIHKVRVIPFFASPFHCDARLEWVCQIPRGKPPRTPVWYNPGGHHSTSIFFDGSEFWFVKEPKLSLEEAKLFCQSRDGNLASVKNAAWKILQEIKKLSDSPDQNWWIGRSDPDLMVPVRAVPWGYCFTITPDHHTSDYTACNAANSFVCEKHNITSVEKNPLDPRPEGLPCGNISVLFRNKCYTLLNARSVSFKSANEKCQTLRGTLLTISDQVEQDFVNTLLPSLKSLERIWIGQKHREWADGSSLSFQNFHPLLDGMRRPVSVNEYFQEPCVFLLNNPSSDMLGTWDYSPCGRLQDLGICQHYADKVEEPLFPKEPFTVNNHTFQLLNRNLSWFEAMSECNRRGLDLASVADGLLQSYLSVHVSRARTPMWIGLFSEDDGLHYRWTDHSHTVFSRWSEGLTGGPCVYLDTDGFWKATECKEKLGGAICHRPHEDVVPKPEDVGRKCPHAIKGPNWIPWRNNCYTFQLSRERWADFGRGPESQTCRRLRAGSEVLTIRNRQENEFIARQLQTFQSLAKFVCLGMFKDSDNVTRWFDKTVVQFSNWTNGRPVLNRSSVAFLALDGSWILTEDSAQLPAFREQAIVVCKLENEPKEEYGRSVKDLRESGSVTYEVLTERLSWFEALEACARRGGHLVSVHDEKHHEHLRSIAKTDGFPLWIGLSKQDVNGSEYEWSDGTKFEYRPKITKLLSGSSSDPHEAQCVFVSPAGDWIRTGCKTKQEGAVCYTTDISSASQRAKLKSAPVSNHCPQNQGGSSWVQHQNHCYLFDESFFNYSVYTVQRARNICAKLGAQLLTIRTEAENNFLVQHIAENPLITSQVWLDMKFDSKGEAESWQDGSSLSYSNLKTTKAESKPACAVMVAGGAAGWKTVSCENKNRVVCQTSATSSGSPVAVGLFIIVVVLLLFAVGFILYRKKKSRFTSSIRYKRTFDDTDSTSIITDAD; encoded by the exons ATGAAGTTGTCCGCAGCGGCGCTGTGCTTCGGTTTGTTGACGCTGCTGGAGCCGAACGTCGCCCGGAGGGGAACTTGTTCGCCGGCTGAAGGTTCGG ACGGAGGATTCTTCACCATTCAGCACTCCGGTTCAGGGAGGTGCCTGGACGCCGGCGCCGCAGCGGCCTTCAGCCTCGCCGCCTGTAACCCGAACGCCACCGGCCAGCTGTGGAAGTGGGGCTCGGCTCACCGGCTCTTCCATGTGGCCTCGGCCCTCTGCCTGGCGCTGGACGTCCAGTTGAAGACGCTGTCCCTGGCGGACTGCGGCTCCGGCAGGATGCTGTCGTGGCACTGCCAGGGCGGAGCCGTTTACACCGTCTACGACATGGGCCTGACGCTCAGCGAGGGGAAACCGGCGGTCAAACGGGACGCCGCCGAGGACTGGTCCAGGGGAGGAACCCGGGAGAACATCTGCCACAGAGGTTACCGCG CGGTTCACACCTTCGGCGGGACGGCGGCGGGCGCTCCGTGCGAGTTCCCCTTCAGGTTCAACGGCAGCTGGCACCACGAGTGCCTCCCGGACCCGAAGGCTCCCGGACTCACCTGGTGTTTCACGTCTCAGGACGATGACCGCGACAGGAAGTGGGGGAACTGTCTAATACCTG aaaatggctgccacacccTGTTCTCTGGCCCGGAAGGAGACTCCTGCTACGAGTTCGTCTCCGGCGCCGCCGTGACCTGGCACGAAGCGCTGGACTCGTGTCGCAGTCAGGGAGCAGATCTGCTGAGTCTGTCTGAGTCCAGCGAGCTGAACTCCGTGACCC TTCTGGACGGTTTGAAAGAAATGCCCGACAGGATGTGGATCGGTCTCCACCAGCTGGACGTGTCTCAGGGCTGGCAGTGGTCGGACGGCTCGCCGCTCTCCTTCCTGCGCTGGCAACCAG GAGTTTCTGTTTCCAGGGCGGTTTGTGGCGCCCTGAGCTCTGGGAGGAGCTACGAGCCAGGGTCGTGCTACGAGCGGCTGCCGTACATCTGCGAGAAGAAGCTTAACGCCTCCGACGCGGCAGCGGGCG AGCCTGACGTCTATAAGGAAACTCTGTGCGCCGAGGGCTGGGTGCCGTGGAGCAGCTGGTGCTACAAGCTGGTGAACGTCTCGCAGAACTTCTCCGACGCCCAGCGGCACTGCAACCTGACGGAGGGAGGAGATCTGGCTGCTTTCCACTCCATCCACACCAAAGAGATGATCAGCACCTACTTCCACGCAG GCAGCTGGATCACGGATGTGTGGATCGGTCTAACCGGTGCTGGAATAAACCCCACCGTCTTCAAATGGACCCACCCAGGACCCGTCACCTTCACCTACTGggaccagaaccagccttcgCAGCCCGCCGAGGAGACCAGCTGCGTCTTCTACTCCGGGGag GCTCACGGGTGGCGGGTCGGGAGCTGCGACCGGAAGCTGCCCTTCATGTGTCAGAAGGAAGGACAGGTCAACGAGTCGGCGGCGCAAACCGGGTGCAGCTGGGAAGAC GGCTGGAGGAGACACGGGAACTCCTGCTTCCGGGTGAACACCGACCAGGTGTTCTTCAAGGACCGCTGCAACATGACCATCAGGAACAG GTTCGAGCAGGCCTTCATCAACCGTCTGCTCCGGCAGCACTTCAGCACAGAGCCTCGGTTCTTCTGGACCGGCCTGCAGGACATCAAGGGCAACGGACAGTACCAGTGGACGAGTCgagccgggccgggccgggtcACCTACACCAACTGGGGCTACGGAGAACCAG CGCAGGACGGAGGATGTGCCGTGATGTCCACCCAGATGCCTCTGGGCTCGTGGGAGGTGAAGAACTGCTCCCTCTTTAAAGCCGGTACCATCTGCAGAACCGACCTGGTCCCGCTCCCCGagccggaaccagaaccagagctgGACCCGAACGCCACCTGTCCTGATGGATGGTTGTCCACAGAGGGCGCCAGATACTGCTACAAG GTGTTCCACGAGGAGAGGCTGAGCAGGAAACGGACCTGGGAGGAAGCCCGGAGCTTCTGCCAGGCTCTGGGCGCCGAGCTGCCCAGTTTCACCGACATCGACGAGATCGAGACCCTGCACAGGATCTCCAGGGACCCCATCAG CGATAACCGGTACTTCTGGGTCGGCCTGAACCGGAGGAACCCGGCCGATCCGTCCTGGGAGTGGAGCGATGGCCGACCT GTGTCGCTGGACGTTTTACACCAGGAGTTCCACGAGGACGACGCCTACAGTCGGGACTGCGCCGCGTTCAAG TCGATGAGGATGACCTTCGACCACTGGTTGTTTTCTTGGATCCACAAAGTCCGAGTCATTCCGTTCTTCGCCTCGCCGTTCCACTGCGACGCCCGGCTGGAATGGGTGTGCCAGATCCCCCGCG GAAAACCCCCCAGAACTCCAGTGTGGTACAACCCAG GCGGGCACCACAGCACGTCCATCTTCTTCGACGGGTCTGAGTTCTGGTTCGTGAAGGAGCCCAAGTTGAGTTTGGAGGAAGCGAAGCTcttctgtcagagcagagacGGAAATCTGGCGTCTGTGAAAAATGCCGCCTGGAAGATCCTGCAGGAGATCAAAAAG CTGTCGGACTCCCCGGACCAGAACTGGTGGATCGGTCGGAGTGATCCGGACCTGATGGTTCCTGTAAG GGCCGTTCCCTGGGGTTACTGCTTCACCATCACTCCTGATCATCACA CTTCAGATTACACGGCGTGTAACGCAGCGAACTCCTTTGTctgtgaaaaacacaacatcacGTCTGTGGAGAAAAACCCGCTGGACCCTCGGCCTGAAGGACTTCCCTGCGGGAACATTTCTGTCCTCTTCAGGAATAAG tgctACACGCTGCTGAACGCGAGGTCCGTGTCGTTCAAGAGCGCCAACGAGAAATGCCAGACGCTGCGGGGAACGCTGCTGACGATATCCGACCAGGTGGAGCAAG ACTTCGTCAACACCCTGCTGCCGTCCCTGAAGAGCCTGGAGCGGATCTGGATCGGTCAGAAGCACAGAGAGTGGGCCGACGGGTCCTCGCTGAGCTTCCAAAACTTCCACCCTCTGCTGGACGGGATGCGCCGACCCGTGAGCGTCAAC GAATATTTTCAAGAGCCGTGTGTGTTCCTGCTGAATAATCCCAGCTCCGACATGCTGGGAACCTGGGATTATTCTCCCTGCGGCCGGCTGCAGGATCTGGGCATCTGCCAACATTACGCAG ACAAAGTGGAGGAACCTTTGTTCCCCAAGGAGCCGTTCACCGTCAACAACCACACCTTCCAGCTGCTCAACAGAAACCTGTCGTGGTTCGAAGCCATGAGCGAGTGCAACCGCAGAGGCCTGGATCTCGCCAGCGTCGCCGACGGCCTCCTGCAGTCGTACCTGAGCGTGCACGTGAGCCGCGCACGCACGCCCATGTGGATCGGCCTCTTCAGCGAAGAC GACGGGCTCCACTACCGCTGGACCGACCACAGCCACACGGTGTTCAGCCGCTGGTCTGAGGGCCTCACCGGGGGCCCCTGCGTCTACCTGGACACGGACGGGTTCTGGAAGGCCACGGAGTGCAAGGAGAAGCTGGGAGGAGCCATCTGTCACCGACCGCACG AGGACGTCGTCCCCAAACCGGAGGACGTTGGCAGGAAGTGTCCTCACGCCATTAAAGGACCGAACTGGATCCCCTGGAGGAACAACTGCTACACCTTCCAGCTGAGCCGAGAGCGATGGGCCGACTTCGGCAGAGGCCCCGAGTCACAGACCTGCAGACGGCTGC GCGCCGGCTCGGAGGTCCTGACCATCAGGAACCGGCAGGAGAACGAGTTCATCGCCCGGCAGCTCCAGACGTTCCAGAGTCTCGCCAAGTTTGTGTGTCTGGGAATGTTCAAAGACTCgg ATAACGTGACGCGGTGGTTCGATAAAACAGTCGTCCAGTTCTCCAACTGGACGAACGGCCGGCCGGTTCTGAACAGATCCTCCGTGGCGTTCCTCGCCCTCGACGGCTCCTGGATCCTTACAGAGGACTCGGCGCAGCTCCCCGCCTTCAGAGAACAGGCGATCGTCGTCTGCAAGCTGGAGAACG AACCCAAAGAGGAGTACGGTCGGTCGGTGAAGGACCTGCGGGAGTCCGGCAGCGTGACCTACGAGGTTCTGACCGAGCGGCTGAGTTGGTTCGAGGCTCTGGAGGCGTGCGCTCGGCGCGGCGGTCACCTGGTGAGCGTCCACGATGAGAAGCACCACGAACATCTCAGGAGCATCGCCAAGACGGACGGGTTCCCGCTGTGGATCGGCCTGTCCAAACAGGAT GTCAACGGCTCGGAGTACGAGTGGTCCGACGGGACGAAGTTCGAGTACCGACCCAAAATCACCAAGTTGCTGTCGGGGTCCAGCTCGGACCCGCACGAGGCCCAGTGTGTGTTCGTGAGCCCGGCTGGAGACTGGATCAGAACCGGCTGCAAAACCAAACAGGAGGGCGCCGTCTGCTACACCACGGACATCAGCTCCGCCTCCCAGA GAGCGAAGCTGAAGTCCGCCCCGGTGTCCAATCACTGCCCTCAGAACCAGGGCGGGTCCAGCTGGGTCCAGCACCAGAACCACTGTTACCTGTTCGATGAGAGCTTCTTCAACTACAGCGTCTACACCGTGCAGCGCGCCAGGAACATCTGCGCCAAGCTCG GCGCTCAGCTCCTGACCATCAGAACCGAAGCGGAGAACAACTTCCTGGTCCAGCACATCGCCGAGAACCCGCTCATCACCAGCCAGGTGTGGCTCGACATGAAGTTCGATTCAAAAG GTGAGGCCGAGTCCTGGCAGGACGGCTCGTCTCTGTCCTACTCCAACCTGAAGACCACGAAGGCGGAGTCTAAACCCGCCTGCGCCGTCATGGTGGCCGGAGGCGCCGCGGGCTGGAAAACGGTCAGCTGTGAGAACAAGAACCGGGTCGTCTGCCAGACGTCAGCGA CGTCCTCAGGCTCCCCCGTAGCCGTGGGTCTCTTCATCATCGTGGTCGTCCTGCTCCTCTTCGCCGTCGGCTTCATCctctacaggaagaagaagtCCCGCTTCACGTCCTCCATCCGCTACAAGAGGACGTTCGACGACACGGACAGCACCAGCATCATCACCGACGCCGACTGA